From the genome of Neodiprion pinetum isolate iyNeoPine1 chromosome 3, iyNeoPine1.2, whole genome shotgun sequence, one region includes:
- the LOC124214357 gene encoding uncharacterized protein — MVVSHNPYLLAKYDCHMHVEYCASIMAIKYVFKYIHKGHDRARVQITDSNSESDGQPIINKIQDYLDSRYVGPMEAAWRILELPMHGRSHAVTRLPVHLPGQQYATFEEGREVEAATNEKKSRTHLIAWFELNSLDEMARNITYTNTPDYFSFQEATKSWKKRKYACKVVSRMTNVLPRDSERFHLKLILGHATNAGSFIDLRTVNEKEWNTFRDAAVDMGLTATNDEAFKIFDEAVSILMPKRLRHFFVWYLIGKMPSNAIDLWNIYKKAPSEDFVDQHENRALCTIEHLLRAEARSCADFYLPIPEIIFENEAEEITVENIETFAKKGNELVEQLNNDQKIIYTQIFDNIMKDKSTDRKQEKCFYIDGSGGTGKKFLYNALYYMLKSEKKMLHVLLGQV, encoded by the coding sequence ATGGTTGTGTCTCACAATCCATACCTACTTGCAAAGTACGATTGCCACATGCACGTAGAATATTGTGCGTCAATCATGGCTATTAAGTATGTATTTAAGTACATCCACAAGGGACATGATCGTGCAAGAGTACAGATAACTGATTCAAACAGCGAGAGTGATGGTCAGCCAATAATCAACAAAATACAGGATTATTTAGATTCGCGTTACGTAGGACCGATGGAAGCAGCTTGGCGTATACTAGAACTGCCAATGCATGGACGAagtcatgcagtcacacgctTACCTGTACACCTACCGGGGCAGCAATACGCAACGTTTGAGGAAGGTAGAGAAGTCGAAGCCgctacaaatgaaaaaaagtcgaGAACCCATCTTATTGCATGGTTTGAATTGAACAGCCTAGATGAAATGGCAAGAAATATAACTTACACGAACACGCCAGATTACTTTTCGTTTCAAGAAGCAACAAAatcgtggaaaaaaagaaaatatgcatGTAAAGTAGTTAGTAGAATGACAAATGTTTTACCAAGGGATTCAGAAAGATTTCACCTCAAACTAATTCTTGGACATGCGACAAATGCAGGGAGTTTTATAGATTTACGCACTGTAAACGAGAAGGAATGGAATACATTTAGAGATGCTGCAGTGGATATGGGTTTAACTGCGACAAATGACGAAGCTTTCAAAATATTCGACGAAGCTGTTTCAATACTTATGCCGAAACGGTTACGTCATTTTTTTGTGTGGTATTTAATCGGTAAAATGCCATCGAACGCGATAGATTTATGGAATATTTACAAGAAAGCACCATCTGAAGACTTCGTGGATCAGCATGAAAATAGAGCACTATGTACAATTGAGCATCTTCTCAGAGCTGAGGCAAGATCATGTGCAGATTTTTACTTACCAATACCGgagataattttcgaaaatgaagcAGAAGAAATAACAGTGGAAAATATAGAAACCTTCGCAAAGAAAGGCAATGAACTGGTGGAGCAATTAAACAACgatcagaaaataatttatacacaaatttttgataatattatGAAAGACAAAAGTACTGatagaaaacaagaaaaatgcTTTTACATCGATGGATCAGGAggaacaggaaaaaaatttttatacaacgcgTTGTACTACAtgttgaaatctgaaaaaaaaatgttgcatgTGTTGCTTGGACAGGTATAG
- the LOC124214356 gene encoding ATP-dependent DNA helicase PIF1-like, with the protein MEDASPFGGKTIILGGDFRQVLPIVRRGAKEDAAKFSEWLHNIGDGEVELFVPEKEIQSNNLIDDLYPKNLPLDDLTNRAILAPLNVKVNQLNTEILRRMDGNIFESRSIDYATLQEIDTADAALDEEATLRYPIEYLNGLTPSGLPPHNLQLKVGAIVMSLRNFSISDGLCNGTRLVVREIHSRILIGELLIGERKGQIVEILRIKLDTRGDTDMPFILHRGQFPVRLAFAITINKSQGQSFDHVGIFIDRPIFGHGQLYVALSRCKSKKGSKIQLEKNENAIKNIVYKKIIE; encoded by the exons ATGGAAGATGCATCACCGTTTGGTGGGAAGACTATAATACTAGGTGGAGACTTCAGACAAGTTTTACCAATTGTGAGACGAGGAG cAAAGGAGGATGCCGCAAAGTTTTCAGAGTGGTTACATAATATAGGTGATGGAGAAGTGGAGTTGTTCGTACCAGAGAAAGAAATACAAAGCAACAATTTAATAGACGATTTATATCCAAAAAATTTGCCACTTGATGATTTAACAAACAGAGCCATCTTAGCTCCATTGAATGTCAAAGTTAATCAGTTAAATACAGAGATACTACGCAGAATGGATGGCAATATATTCGAATCAAGAAGCATAGATTACGCAACATTACAAGAAATTGATACTGCGGATGCAGCACTTGACGAAGAAGCTACTCTGCGATATCCGATAGAGTATTTAAATGGATTAACGCCATCAGGTTTACCACCACACAATCTACAGCTGAAAGTCGGAGCAATTGTGATGTcgttgcgaaatttttcaatatcagaTGGATTATGCAATGGAACACGGTTAGTtgtaagagaaattcactctAGAATTTTGATTGGTGAACTTCTAATCGGAGAGCGAAAAGGGCAAATAGTAGAAATACTAAGAATTAAATTAGATACGCGGGGAGACACAGATATGCCATTTATCCTCCATAGGGGACAGTTTCCAGTCAGGTTGGCATTTGCAATAACTATAAATAAATCACAAGGACAAAGTTTTGACCACGTGGGAATATTCATTGACCGACCAATCTTTGGACATGGTCAACTCTACGTTGCATTGTCACGATGCAAGTCGAAGAAAGGTTCAAAAATTCaactggaaaaaaatgaaaatgcaatAAAGAACATTGTGTacaagaaaattattgaataa
- the LOC138190608 gene encoding uncharacterized protein yields the protein MASTSQPDQTPSKRLFIIGLATYTKRRDLAKIFENYQPRSIIIRKGRGYQNTAFVDFRTSEEAVEAMKGVGAVTLKKRKLTIKFSDPWEELRTLPSCKRRRPLSMVEDPLPGFVPKEAKQLSIKCICEIARYLPYKERARMERVCKQWRIGSRNSHTYTKTVTPTSWEWKDGWNHISNSDGLVWIIKRGGEYLTSLDLEGITEIKSTAITMAAKEGRKLEILKLTTVSIRGGALRSVSDHLYGLRELEIGKCVGPIDWEIENIILKNVNLKKLILQNNEITGKGLGHKTSIKELHMKDCDMAKAEGIAKYIQLQDHLEILVIINCLQLRRAELFMALTENSQTKDTLRSLRIHGDGLSDAPREDPELAEGEERGDIIELDLLVAEQHLASALQSLHELSVTACGWVDADFIRYIGEGLAKLSSLHISMCTNIRGQLSLEPLAQLKHVRVLKLNNMYPTIGGSCLKTLELLENLEIRENQGIYDEDICGMLRTNHVVQHIDIEGCWNITQQTITVAQEVVRMGRRQQPLHLYAGGTQATPSRRDRRNTYLRISFKRYATPLVQGVR from the coding sequence ATGGCCAGCACCAGCCAACCAGACCAAACTCCATCGAAGAGATTATTCATAATCGGGCTAGCCACCTACACCAAAAGGCGGGACCTAgcgaaaatattcgaaaactACCAACCGAGATCGATAATCATACGAAAAGGAAGGGGCTATCAGAACACGGCATTCGTGGACTTTAGGACATCAGAGGAGGCGGTGGAGGCCATGAAAGGTGTGGGAGCGGTGACgctgaagaaaagaaaacttacCATCAAGTTTTCGGATCCATGGGAGGAACTACGAACACTACCATCATGTAAAAGGCGCAGGCCACTTAGTATGGTAGAGGACCCTTTACCTGGATTCGTGCCGAAGGAGGCAAAACAACTGTCAATTAAATGTATCTGCGAAATTGCACGTTATTTGCCGTACAAGGAACGCGCAAGGATGGAACGAGTTTGTAAACAGTGGAGAATTGGAAGTAGAAACTCCCATACATACACTAAAACTGTAACCCCGACTAGCTGGGAGTGGAAGGATGGGTGGAACCACATATCCAATTCAGACGGACTAGTGTGGATTATTAAGAGAGGCGGGGAATACTTAACATCCTTAGACCTGGAGGGCATCACGGAAATAAAATCCACAGCAATCACGATGGCAGCGAAGGAGGGTCGGAAACTGGAAATTCTAAAGTTAACGACAGTTAGCATTAGAGGAGGAGCATTAAGATCTGTGAGTGATCATCTCTACGGCCTCAGGGAACTAGAGATTGGAAAATGTGTGGGACCTATTGACTGGGAGATAGAAAATATAATCCTGAAAaatgtaaacttgaaaaaactAATACTTCAAAACAACGAGATAACTGGAAAGGGACTAGGACACAAAACATCGATTAAAGAACTCCACATGAAGGATTGTGATATGGCCAAGGCTGAAGGAATCGCAAAGTATATTCAACTACAAGACCATTTAGAAATACTGGTGATTATAAATTGCCTACAGTTAAGACGCGCAGAACTATTTATGGCGCTTACCGAGAACAGCCAGACTAAGGATACATTAAGGTCACTTAGGATCCACGGCGATGGACTCAGTGACGCGCCTCGGGAAGACCCAGAGCTAGCAGAGGGAGAAGAAAGAGGAGATATTATCGAGTTAGACCTTTTAGTAGCGGAGCAACACCTAGCATCAGCTCTCCAGTCACTGCATGAGCTATCAGTAACAGCATGTGGATGGGTAGATGCTGACTTCATCAGATACATTGGGGAAGGATTGGCCAAACTAAGTTCCCTGCACATCAGCATGTGCACAAACATACGCGGACAATTGTCCTTAGAACCCCTTGCACAATTGAAACATGTAAGGGTCCTAAAGCTGAATAATATGTATCCAACCATTGGAGGAAGCTGCCTAAAAACGCTGGAACTACTTGAGAACCTAGAGATCAGAGAGAATCAGGGGATCTACGATGAAGATATTTGCGGGATGCTAAGGACTAACCACGTTGTCCAACACATCGATATTGAAGGTTGCTGGAATATAACCCAGCAGACCATCACCGTAGCACAAGAAGTAGTAAGAATGGGACGCCGACAACAGCCACTCCACCTTTATGCGGGGGGTACGCAGGCAACACCGTCTCGACGGGATAGAAGAAACACCTACCTGCGAATAAGCTTCAAACGATATGCGACGCCGCTGGTCCAGGGCGTGAGATAA